One Vanessa atalanta chromosome 15, ilVanAtal1.2, whole genome shotgun sequence genomic window, GatgaaatcaattaattttcaagAAATTAAATACTAGCAATTGGACAGCCTCTTTTGTGATAGAGATTATCTATTATCTATGAGAAGAAACTGCCCatcgtaaaaataaaagaaatggttGTGTGTTTAATTTACAAGTAAAAGAACCACAAACTCCATTGGTCCTCGATAGCTTGTTGTAGCAAGCTAGTTGAAGCATTTGTAGACTTAAATGGAAATCATCTGTAGATTAGATTAACTCATAAGAGATCAATAGTTGTATTAGCTTATTATTTGTCTATGGTATATATATTGAAGATTGTCgttgttttaatgtaaaaatagacACAAATTTTTgtaactgatatttttttttcgatgttTTAGATAGaaatgttatgaaaaaattgaatgtttttttcattgaattccagaaaaaaatattatattaacagttatataaaatcttactaattttttgtctgttttgaAAGCAGAATTGTAAATATGaagaaaaactttatttttgttataaattgtacTTCTCGTTTATTTTGTGTTGAATCAAACTTTtgtttctattaatttaattataaaataataaagaatttttgaataaatcgtAAGGTGTATTTCATTCATCCAAATCCAATTTAACACatctcaaatataattatgttcataaacattcacaaaaataattataaatacataatcataCATTCTTGGCTTATTGCAAGGACCTAGTAtttgttactattattaatttagattccttttttctttcataaataatttaaaattcgaaaaaaaaaatactaagcatGGTAAAAGTAACCCTTATTGAAATGAGAGTTATTAAAGTATCATACTATAAATTTCCTTTGAGGaatttattccaccacacttcTCCATTATGGTTGTGTAGATAGCCATGTGGCGGAATTTCATTTAACACATATAGTAAGCAACATGTTTTATGAGCACAACCTTGATTTGtgcagtaataaaatattctctttGGAGCTTTAAAGGAATAAAGGCGAGGCTGCAGGCAGTTGTTCTGTCAATTGATGGTTGTCATTACTTGGACTCTCACTTGTCTACTATAATTTGGCTGAAGGTGTATGCGCAAATTTGCCCCTGCTACTGCTCATTTCTACTCAGGACTCATGCTGGCTACATATTATACAGATTTCTGAATGTCATCACCGGAAACATAACAAGCCCAATGAGATGAGCAACATGAGCCCAAGAAACAAATGAGAACTGCTGCATTGCCCTGTGCTCCCTTGGTTTAAATCTATATGTTCTATCTTGGGCTAGCTCGCTTATAGTTATAGTTGTATGAAGGTctatatacaacaaatattttttttataaaactttaaatcacATATTATAGCAAAATTTACACATAATTTTACACCTAAACCTACctcaaaaatcaatcaaaagcaTTTAAAAATCTGTTTGGCATATTTCGAGTTTATCACAGcactagatttaatttatttttctctccaaataaatattatatttactgtgATAGAATATTTCCTATCTCTTAAGAAGGTCAGGTAAGGTTTTGAGTTCAGAAACaagttagtaatttaaaaaattatcactttatttacatttaaagttgATGTTTATTAACTAAGGACTAAATCTTTTTacaaacacttaaataaattcaCCTAAAATTTACACAATGTTATTACCAAATTCTTTTCAAGCCGGCTGTGCAGTCAAATAATAAAGGATTCTTAAATTCTCCTCTCATGTCAAGCATATAATGcatgaaagtatttttaaccTTAAGTGGTAGTTGAACCTTTGCCGACTTTCGATTATCTTTACAACATACAAATTCAATAGGAACTTTCATAATTCTATTACTACCAAAAGGTGCATAGGTAACAAATGTTAGGTGTCGTCCACCTTTGTTAAGAATTAATAACCTCACTGATTTGAGTGTGTACATCCATATCATCGCCAGAGATCCAGTTCCTGCAAAAACAGACGTAAATATAGCATTTACGGGTATAATGGATACATTTaacagattataatatttaccaatGATTATTGATAATGCCCCTAATGTAttcctatatttattttcgcCTAAATTAATTTTTCGATACCATGGGGTATCGTCTGTTATCTTCGACTTGTCAACGGGAGCATCTCTCAAATTTTGTAATGCAAATAAACCCAGATATGTCCAAAACATATATTGAACAACGGCGAATATATtcatgtacatataaaatttgggattttcatatttaaataatataacgtcCTTCACAACATTCGTGTTAACATCATGAATTGTTTTTGTAACTACCGAACTAAAAGGTTTATCATTTTTTAGTTTACTGAATGTGTTGTTAATAGGATAACGTAACTTAGCGactctttttaaaattactggAGCATAAGATAGAAAAGACATATTATTACGTCTTGTAAAACttcagtattaaaataatcaaaattatttaaaacataacctAACTTCCTAAATCCTATCTTGTGTCAATGTCATAACATGTCAGTTTGTTAAGTGTCAGCACCATCACAGAGTACATTTTTTCATTATcagtttatttaacaaatgttatttcatacagatcattaaataataaatgtaagaagaaaagaaaagaccactgtatattatataatatctaaaatgtGTCAATCTTGATTAGtgtcaatatttgtattttatatttatattatatgaattaataatgcTAATACAATCACTAAAGCAAATCCCTAATCAATTACTATTTTATGGAATctttaatatatgattttataatattgtgcttgtgaaacatattttttgtcgcGTAAGTTTTATAGAATGTCATATATCCATAAACAACAAAAAGGAAATTTATAGTCTATAGATATTCACGGCGTCTTTGTCAATTTCGTTATTTCGTCGCGGCTGTGCTAATTGTAAAATACagcaataaaaatgttgattttcaaAAGCCAATAATATTAAACGCTGTATTGTCTTGTTTTCAAGACAAATCGTCCAACGCGTTGATCGCAGACGTTTTATTAGCACGACTCTCAAGATGGCTGATATTAAGGTAAGGACTCTGATCTTGGCGGCATTTTGATCAGTAACGGTCAAAATTGGAATTGTTTATTTGGGTTCATATGTTTATACTTTTaagatttagttattattttttaatactttaatactatacaataaagctaattaacacttaattaaaaatcatataccTAATACATGTTCGCTTGTATGTCATTCgaagcatattattttataaatatgcataattcatttaaataaatatttatattgtgaaaTAATCGAAAAACTGACAGTAAGTTTAGCCTGTTATGAATGTACAGTATCTATAAATCTTTAATACTTTCGGTAAAATGCAACTACCgccatttatatgtaatattttcatattaaaaaaaaaggattgtaTTACTTATAGCCAAAGTTTCTGTGTATTGAGTAtacataattttagtaaaattgacATGAATTGACTTATATggctcaatattataaataattaaaaagtgaaatataagttttatttcatttcaataattttatttttaattattttggtaacatttaaacttaaacgttcttattaattatgtatataatttgtcaGTGTAAGTCTTTTTCTAAAGTAACCCTTGTACTCAGCAATATGGGATGAAACTATCCATATCACATATTGTTACCTTTTCACACAAACAACTGGATTGTGTTTTTAGAAATTTGGCaatcaacatttaatataacaaatgttagtttaattaaataacatggaaattcagtggtggacTTGAATCCCTATTCATTGGTACCTGCCACCTCATGTATTTAGTAGGCTGTATCATCATAAATCTAATTAGTAGATTTTTATCTTTCATCTAAGttctttgtttatataattcctCACTAAAAGaatcttgtataaatatatccaATTTGTCAACAAACTGATGATAATTTTAGTCATGACTAACatgataattattaagattGCGACAGAATTGCCAAGATACTATTATAAAGCACTGAGTATATGTTTAAGTGATGTCTATTAACTATGTATTATTCATACCATAcccatatttttcaaaaaataaaatgaaggtATACCTTTAACAAAAATCCTATGTTTTAATTAGTGGTAAGAATAGATTTTATTAGAAGTATCTATACTTCTGTactaatctgtactaatattataaatgtgaggTGTTACTCTTTACATATCTAAAACATGATGACTAATCATTACAATGTGAGCAAAACCATGGCCTgtaactagtattttataaaactgaggaatgaaaacattttgatttgtttttatattcatgtatgGGGTGcttttttcaatttatcaataaaaaaattctttacTTAGTtattaaatgtctttaaaagtaatgaatggcaaagctattatttttatttgcaatattcaGATACTTGTTGCGATAAATTGTTCTTGTACTACTTATTAGTTAACTAGTAAGTTTAATAAAGcccttttatatattcttttgtgggaaaaaaatgttacagaatatttcttaataatgctttgttattttattttagtcaatgCTCGCTAAAATGAGCAATGGTACCCAGAATGGCACGGCGCCGGCTGCGCCTGCTAAGGGTCAGAAGGGTAGCATTGAAAAGATATATCAAAAGAAATCTCAGCTGGAGCACATTCTTCTCCGTCCTGATACCTACATTGGGTCCGTTGAACGGGCCACAGAAACTATGTGGGTCTTTGACAAGACAAAGGAGTGCATGGTTCAGCGGGAACTGACCTTTGTACCAGGTACCGTTTTtaaccaattaattatttacatagacTTGACTGTTGTATATAGCAAAGttaacattgaattaaaaaaaaaaatgttatatatgaaTGCTAAACTATTGCTTATAACAAATTTTCTGTAGAGTACCTTTTCAGGttatcttcaaatatttattatacaataaattaatatttttcaggtttgtacaaaatatatgatgaaataTTAGTTAACGCAGCTGATAATAAGCAGAGAGACCCCAAAATGGATGTAATAAGAGTGGAAATTAATCAGGAACAGAATACAATATCCGTTTATAACAATGGATGCGGTATTCCAGTTGTAATGCATAAAGAGGAGAAAATGTATGTACCAACCATGATCTTTGGCCACCTTTTGACATCTTCCAATTACAATGACGAGGAAGAGAAAGTGACCGGTGGCAGAAATGGTTATGGTGCCAAGTTGTGTAACATTTTCTCTACTAAATTTACAGTGGAAACTGCTTCCAAGcagtataaaaaacattttaaacagaCATGGGGTGCTAACATGACAAAGGCATCCGAACCTAAAATTAAGGAATCTGGAAAAGATGATGATTTTACAAAAGTGACTTTTAGCCCCGATTTGgctaaatttaaaatggaaaagTTAGAAGACGATATTGTTGCATTAATGTCGCGCAGAGCTTACGATGTCGCAGCGTCCTCACAGGGCGTGAAAGTTTATCTCAATGgagaaagattaaaaataaataagtttaaagattatattgatttatatattaaaggtaAAGAGGATGAAAACGGACAACCCTTGAAGGttgtttatgaaaaagttaatGATCGCTGGGAAGTAGCACTCACACTCTCTGATAGGGGTTTCCAGCAAGTTTCTTTTGTGAACTCGATTGCTACAACAAAAGGTGGAAAACACGTCGACTCAGTAGCCGATAGTGTTGTTAAGAATGTCCTTgaagttttaaaaaagaaaaataagggTGGTGTTAATATCAAACCATTCCAAGTTAAAAACCACATGTGGGTATTTATCAACTGTCTCATTGTAAACCCAACCTTTGATTCTCAGACAAAGGAAAACATGACTCTCCAAGCTAAAAGCTTTGGTTCGAAGTGTAATTTCTCGGAAAAGTTTATTACTGCAGTTTCAAAGTCTGGCTTAGTTGAATCAGTATTGACTTGGGCCAAATTTAAGGCCCAAACGGAACTCGTTAAAGCATCAGGTAAAAAACAGAGTAAATTAAAAGGTATACCGAAATTAGAAGATGCTAATGACGCAGGAACAAAGAATGCACATCTCTGTACACTAATTCTCACTGAGGGAGACTCAGCCAAAACTTTAGCAGTGTCTGGACTCAGTGTTGTTGGCAGAGATCACTATGGTGTCTTCCCCTTAAAGGGTAAACCGCTTAACGTCAGAGACGCGTCACATAAACAAGTTCTGGAAAATGTAGagatcaataatttaattaaaatacttggtCTACAATACAAAAAGAAGTATAATTCAGTTGATGATTTAAAGTCTCTAAGATATGGTAAAGTGATGATAATGGCTGATCAGGATCAAGACGGATCACATATCAAAGGGCTCATCATTAACTTTGTTCATCACAATTGGCCGGAGTTATTAAAACTGCCATTTTTAGAAGAATTTATCACCCCTATAGTAAAAGCAACTAAAAAAGACAAAGAAATATCATTCTACTCATTGCCTGAATTTGAAGAATGGAAGAAAGAAACTGACAACCATCacacatacaatataaaatactacaaaGGTTTGGGTACCTCCACATCCAAGGAGGCTAAAGAATACTTCCAGAATATGGACAGACACAGGATCAGATTCCGGTATGGTGGCCAGACAGATGACCATCATATTGAACTGGCGTTTTCAAAGAAAGGTGCTGATcaacgtaaggaatggttgactAATCACATGGACGAAGTGAAGAGGAGGAAGGAGATTGGCCTTCCCGAGAGATATTTGTACACAAAAGACACTAAAGCCGTCTCATATTCCGATTTCGTTAATTTGGAGCTGGTTCTCTTCTCAAATGGTGATAATATAAGGTATGATTAGTATAAttacctaatattattacagagaTAGTATTCaaacaaatgttatatatgtttgaaAATTCTAGGTCAATACCTTCAATGATGGATGGCTTAAAACCTGGACAACGTAAGGTTATCTTTACGTGCATAAAACGTAACGATAAGAGGGAAGTCAAAGTTGCACAATTGGCTGGTTCAGTCGCTGAACACTCCGCATATCATCACGGTAAGTTCATCTTTTAGACACAGTTGTGACATTAAACTTGCTTGGCTTTGTCGCTATGGCCTTGACGGctacatttgaaattaattatcgaGACAATTGCACGACAAACACTAGCTTGtcgaattcaataaaaaaatcctctACTAAAACAGACTGTTAGATAAGGTTTACAAGAAAGATTATGCTAGCTTTTTTTGACACAGTCCTGTTACATTTATTGTgtgaatgtaaatgtaattagaTATGCAGTGTTTTCGTTAAATCATATCAGttcaatcaatttatattataaaataacagtttcaCTGGCGTTTGAGGGGCGGGACAGATCGAGTGTTAGGTCTAAATGTAAACTTTATCCCGTGACCTACAGGCGAGCAGTCCCTGGCGATGACGATAGTGAACCTCGCGCAGAACTACGTGGGCTCGAACAACATCAACCTGCTGGAGCCGCGCGGTCAGTTCGGTACGCGGCTATGCGGCGGGAAGGACTCGGCCAGTCCCAGATACATCTTCACGCTAATGTCGCCGCTCACCAGGCTCGTGTTTCACCCTCACGACGACCCATTGCTAGTGGTTAGTTAAACATTCAGtatggttaaaaaaatgttacagtaGCATCACTCAAACTTCTTGATTCGAGTCTTATGTTAAGGAAAGAGTTTCTTCAACCATGCTGCTCTTCAGTTAATTGGTGatatatgtggcagaatattaTCTAAGGGTTTCATGTAACTTAATTGCTGAGCACAAAACAGTTTAAAAAGCAAAAAGTTCTATACAAAATGTAATTCACAGCcaatataaattgataacatGCCAACTAAATGTGCTTgagcttaaatataaaaacatgaaattaaacaataacttaTGTAAATTACAGCATGAATTTGAAGACAATCAAAAGATTGAGCCTATCCACTATCTTCCTATTCTGCCTATGGTACTGGTGAACGGAGCTGAGGGCATTGGCACAGGCTGGTCAACCAAAATACCTAACTACAACCCAAGGGATATTGTCGCTAACATTCGGTAAGTACTACTTAATTTAATTGGATACATTAGCAGACTTTTATAAAGCTTGTCTGTCTTAAAAAAAAGCTTTCCTCattcatattcaaatattttagtgCTGTAAATTGGGTTGCAGCAACTCTAATGAACAACTAATAAACCTGATTAGTATTTGtgaatatttagtttttgtttaatattgcaattaaatattgattgtttttaatGTGTTAGTTTATTTCGAAATGTTAcaataagctttttttattaagaaatacaaTTCAAATGTCGTCCGTAtagtttgtgtatttttaattgtcatgATTATGATTTTAGACGCATGCTCGATGGCGAAGAACCGGTACCTATGCATCCTTGGTACAAGAACTTCCGCGGTACAATTGAAGGTTTCGGCGATAAATACGTTATATCGGGCGAGGCAGCTATCTTACCCAATGAGAAGATCGAAATTACAGAACTTCCCGTGGGTGTATGGACACAGAATTACAAGGAGAATGTTCTAGAACCCATGCTTGGAACAGATAAAGTGAAACCACTTATATCAGAATATAGGGTAGGTTTTGTGTGGTGTTTTACTATTTCAAATTTGTCTATGTTCCATCATCAGTTCCAggttcatttaaaatgtataacattaaTTTGCTATCTGTTCAATgctgcaaaaaataataaaccttttttaattatttatgaatttatgaaaaaaaattaaaaactgaagTTTAAATGCGTTTGTTTTTACAGaatgtactattttatttaaaaacgatatttCGTGTTTTAGGAATACAATACAGACACGACAGTACGATTCGTTGTTAGTTTATTGCCGGGAAAACTAGCTGAAGTAGAAGCAGAAGGTATTCATAAGGTGTTCAAACTGCAGACCACAATATCTATGACTTGCATGAATGCTTTCGACCATAACACCTGTCTTAAGAAGTGAGTATACATGATTCTGACTAAGGTCCAGTTTCACCATaccctgttaaatatttaacgtattgtTAAGTCAGTTAACGGACTGTTAAA contains:
- the LOC125069167 gene encoding DNA topoisomerase 2 isoform X2, coding for MADIKSMLAKMSNGTQNGTAPAAPAKGQKGSIEKIYQKKSQLEHILLRPDTYIGSVERATETMWVFDKTKECMVQRELTFVPGLYKIYDEILVNAADNKQRDPKMDVIRVEINQEQNTISVYNNGCGIPVVMHKEEKMYVPTMIFGHLLTSSNYNDEEEKVTGGRNGYGAKLCNIFSTKFTVETASKQYKKHFKQTWGANMTKASEPKIKESGKDDDFTKVTFSPDLAKFKMEKLEDDIVALMSRRAYDVAASSQGVKVYLNGERLKINKFKDYIDLYIKGKEDENGQPLKVVYEKVNDRWEVALTLSDRGFQQVSFVNSIATTKGGKHVDSVADSVVKNVLEVLKKKNKGGVNIKPFQVKNHMWVFINCLIVNPTFDSQTKENMTLQAKSFGSKCNFSEKFITAVSKSGLVESVLTWAKFKAQTELVKASGKKQSKLKGIPKLEDANDAGTKNAHLCTLILTEGDSAKTLAVSGLSVVGRDHYGVFPLKGKPLNVRDASHKQVLENVEINNLIKILGLQYKKKYNSVDDLKSLRYGKVMIMADQDQDGSHIKGLIINFVHHNWPELLKLPFLEEFITPIVKATKKDKEISFYSLPEFEEWKKETDNHHTYNIKYYKGLGTSTSKEAKEYFQNMDRHRIRFRYGGQTDDHHIELAFSKKGADQRKEWLTNHMDEVKRRKEIGLPERYLYTKDTKAVSYSDFVNLELVLFSNGDNIRSIPSMMDGLKPGQRKVIFTCIKRNDKREVKVAQLAGSVAEHSAYHHGEQSLAMTIVNLAQNYVGSNNINLLEPRGQFGTRLCGGKDSASPRYIFTLMSPLTRLVFHPHDDPLLVHEFEDNQKIEPIHYLPILPMVLVNGAEGIGTGWSTKIPNYNPRDIVANIRRMLDGEEPVPMHPWYKNFRGTIEGFGDKYVISGEAAILPNEKIEITELPVGVWTQNYKENVLEPMLGTDKVKPLISEYREYNTDTTVRFVVSLLPGKLAEVEAEGIHKVFKLQTTISMTCMNAFDHNTCLKKYDKVEEILREFYEIRLKYYSRRKDYLEGQLQAEADKLTNQARFIVEKCDKGLVVENKKRKAMVEELIKRGYAPDPIAEWKKRASKMQGLVALEEEETPESEDEIEPEDTKGKPVDPEKAFQQLKEVKKFNYLLGMSMWMLTKEKKDELLKQRDQKLSELNILKAKTPSLLWREDLDVFLIRLDDIEEKERQEESSTNKKSSKAFAANKKNRKSLLDIAPSDNGRRVEPKISEDLIKRIQAAEKAKIKKEVKKEYDPDDPTGVSPASTEKKPKSRVKKEKPEKPDKAEKPEKEKSDGLKQTKLTFKKDTKKKMTFSGSSSGEMSGSDVEMVEPPAPRERQSARRAATKVQKYKDGSDDSNSDSEVELLDNKVESDTEAPLAMSISDDDDDFNIKKSDAKKKPADMDSDCLFDSLIEESKKESQNANDFNTTLISSDEEKAPPEESPPKKKPAPKRKLMTVDKEKEKPKKRPAKVMLSQDSDDDSIFDSKKDKKKANPKKKVKKMSSGSESEDDSAPVAPRANARARPAKKYHYSDGADSDSD
- the LOC125069360 gene encoding transmembrane protein 223 translates to MSFLSYAPVILKRVAKLRYPINNTFSKLKNDKPFSSVVTKTIHDVNTNVVKDVILFKYENPKFYMYMNIFAVVQYMFWTYLGLFALQNLRDAPVDKSKITDDTPWYRKINLGENKYRNTLGALSIIIGTGSLAMIWMYTLKSVRLLILNKGGRHLTFVTYAPFGSNRIMKVPIEFVCCKDNRKSAKVQLPLKVKNTFMHYMLDMRGEFKNPLLFDCTAGLKRIW
- the LOC125069167 gene encoding DNA topoisomerase 2 isoform X1, with the translated sequence MADIKSMLAKMSNGTQNGTAPAAPAKGQKGSIEKIYQKKSQLEHILLRPDTYIGSVERATETMWVFDKTKECMVQRELTFVPGLYKIYDEILVNAADNKQRDPKMDVIRVEINQEQNTISVYNNGCGIPVVMHKEEKMYVPTMIFGHLLTSSNYNDEEEKVTGGRNGYGAKLCNIFSTKFTVETASKQYKKHFKQTWGANMTKASEPKIKESGKDDDFTKVTFSPDLAKFKMEKLEDDIVALMSRRAYDVAASSQGVKVYLNGERLKINKFKDYIDLYIKGKEDENGQPLKVVYEKVNDRWEVALTLSDRGFQQVSFVNSIATTKGGKHVDSVADSVVKNVLEVLKKKNKGGVNIKPFQVKNHMWVFINCLIVNPTFDSQTKENMTLQAKSFGSKCNFSEKFITAVSKSGLVESVLTWAKFKAQTELVKASGKKQSKLKGIPKLEDANDAGTKNAHLCTLILTEGDSAKTLAVSGLSVVGRDHYGVFPLKGKPLNVRDASHKQVLENVEINNLIKILGLQYKKKYNSVDDLKSLRYGKVMIMADQDQDGSHIKGLIINFVHHNWPELLKLPFLEEFITPIVKATKKDKEISFYSLPEFEEWKKETDNHHTYNIKYYKGLGTSTSKEAKEYFQNMDRHRIRFRYGGQTDDHHIELAFSKKGADQRKEWLTNHMDEVKRRKEIGLPERYLYTKDTKAVSYSDFVNLELVLFSNGDNIRSIPSMMDGLKPGQRKVIFTCIKRNDKREVKVAQLAGSVAEHSAYHHGEQSLAMTIVNLAQNYVGSNNINLLEPRGQFGTRLCGGKDSASPRYIFTLMSPLTRLVFHPHDDPLLVHEFEDNQKIEPIHYLPILPMVLVNGAEGIGTGWSTKIPNYNPRDIVANIRRMLDGEEPVPMHPWYKNFRGTIEGFGDKYVISGEAAILPNEKIEITELPVGVWTQNYKENVLEPMLGTDKVKPLISEYREYNTDTTVRFVVSLLPGKLAEVEAEGIHKVFKLQTTISMTCMNAFDHNTCLKKYDKVEEILREFYEIRLKYYSRRKDYLEGQLQAEADKLTNQARFIVEKCDKGLVVENKKRKAMVEELIKRGYAPDPIAEWKKRASKMQGLVALEEEETPESEDEIEPEDTKGKPVDPEKAFQQLKEVKKFNYLLGMSMWMLTKEKKDELLKQRDQKLSELNILKAKTPSLLWREDLDVFLIRLDDIEEKERQEESSTNKKSSKAFAANKKNRKSLLDIAPSDNGRRVEPKISEDLIKRIQAAEKAKIKKEVKKEYDPDDPTGVSPASTEKKPKSRVKKEKPEKPDKAEKPEKEKSDGLKQTKLTFKKDTKKKKMTFSGSSSGEMSGSDVEMVEPPAPRERQSARRAATKVQKYKDGSDDSNSDSEVELLDNKVESDTEAPLAMSISDDDDDFNIKKSDAKKKPADMDSDCLFDSLIEESKKESQNANDFNTTLISSDEEKAPPEESPPKKKPAPKRKLMTVDKEKEKPKKRPAKVMLSQDSDDDSIFDSKKDKKKANPKKKVKKMSSGSESEDDSAPVAPRANARARPAKKYHYSDGADSDSD